Proteins from one Xenopus tropicalis strain Nigerian chromosome 1, UCB_Xtro_10.0, whole genome shotgun sequence genomic window:
- the rasl11b gene encoding ras-like protein family member 11B yields MRLIQNMCTITEYPPGTHTECASSSAGTASSRVIKIAVVGGSGVGKTALVVRFLTKRFIGDYERNAGNLYSRQVQIDGMNLAIQVQDTPGVQINDQNLDSNEQLNKSLRWADAVVIVFSITDCKSFDLISRLHQHARQLHPDNRIPIVIVANKADLLHLKQVEPQHGLQLANMLGCTFYEVSVSENYIDVYNAFQVLCKEISKQQNTGTPERRKNSLIPRPKSPNMQDLKRRFKQALSAKVRTATSV; encoded by the exons ATGCGGCTGATCCAGAACATGTGCACTATCACGGAGTACCCACCGGGCACCCACACGGaatgtgccagcagcagtgcGGGCACCGCCTCTAGCCGGGTCATCAAGATCGCTGTGGTCGGGGGCAGTGGCGTGGGCAAGACAG CCCTGGTGGTGAGATTCCTTACCAAGCGCTTTATTGGCGACTATGAAAGAAATGCAG GAAATCTGTACAGCAGACAAGTGCAGATCGATGGAATGAATCTTGCCATCCAGGTTCAGGACACACCAGGAGTACAG ATAAATGATCAGAATCTGGACTCTAATGAGCAGCTCAACAAATCCCTGAGGTGGGCCGATGCTGTTGTGATCGTGTTCTCCATCACAGACTGTAAAAGCTTTGATCTTATCAGTCGCCTGCACCAGCACGCCCGGCAGCTTCACCCCGATAACAGAATCCCTATTGTCATTGTCGCCAATAAAGCAGATCTGCTGCACCTGAAACAGGTGGAACCACAGCATGGACTTCAGCTGGCCAACATGTTGGGTTGCACTTTCTATGAAGTGAGTGTTAGCGAGAACTATATCGATGTGTACAATGCTTTCCAGGTACTGTGTAAAGAAATCAGCAAGCAGCAGAACACAGGAACCCCTGAAAGGCGGAAAAACTCGCTTATTCCACGTCCAAAGTCACCAAACATGCAGGACTTAAAAAGGCGTTTTAAGCAGGCATTATCTGCCAAAGTCAGGACTGCCACTTCCGTCTGA